Part of the Fundulus heteroclitus isolate FHET01 chromosome 20, MU-UCD_Fhet_4.1, whole genome shotgun sequence genome, TCCTGATTTGACAACCAAACTCAACTTGTTTGTTGTATTTAAAATCCTTGTCAAAAATCAACCCCACATTTTTTGCAGCGTCACTAAATTTAATATTCAGAGCACTGACGTTAATTATGGCATtctcaacaacaaaacatgtatttgatcttttgtttaatttaaaaaatatattttttggggTAATTACTGTTTTACTGCAGAGATACCTTCCAGAAGGGAGTGTTTAACATGACTGTTACCTGGTTTGACAGTGAGGCAAATCAGAAGATCATCCGCATAACAGTGGAAAGACAAGTGATGTGGAGTTATAATCTCTCTAAGCGGCAGCAGAAAAAAGAAGTGAACCAAAAATGAAACCCTGTGGCACCCCACTTGGCAGAGCACTAGAGAAAGATATGTTATTAGCCATAGCTATGGAACACCTGTCTGGTAGATAGGATGTAAGCCACTGGAGCGCTGAGCCACTGATGCCAACATAGTGGCTTAAGTGAGACAGAAGGACAGAATGATCAACATTATCAAAAGCTGCTGAAATAGCAGGTCACCTGCTATTTCAGGTTGGAGAAActtgttgacaggacaactattatcTTAGCACTTTAAATTAAAGCATATTAAGATATTAAAATTTAACCTAAATAAACCTAAAACTTCAACCAAAATCCGTAGCAAGACTTGAAAGTGGCTGTTCACAGGAGCTGCCTATTCAATATAATTGAGCTGAGCTACTTTGCAAagaatattagaaaaaaaaaagttggttctTGGATGTGCAAAGCTATAGAGATATTCTCAAAAAGACTTCCAGTAATGCTTGCATGACAATAgagttctacaaagtattgctTCAGAggactgaaaacaaatgcaagccacacttttcagatttgtatgtgtaaaactaaataaataaaaccatgaaTGACTTTCAACTTCACATTTGTGTactacattgtgttggtctgtctcacaaaatcccaataaaataccctGAAGCTTATGTGCTATAAGGTTTAAGGGGtattaataatttcacacagaactataaaaagttaaaaataaaaaaaatattggataCTTGATTTCCTACGTAAAGGAAAATGGAGTTTATAAATTGGATGTTAGTGTTATGTTTGCTATCATCACTTCCAGCAGTTCCATTACACAATGGATGAGGTACtggttttattaataatttaaatgatTCTAACAGATTCACTTCTGTCTTTTAAACTTCAGCCAAAGATGCACAGATTATTAGTTTTATGTCCAGAAATTGACAGATTTTCATGAACACATGTATGTATCTTTCCAGGAGGATGTGACAGGTGGTCAACGTTGGCTCCTGCAcccctgcagtttttttttccagaacacAAGGCCACAATAGAAGTAAAGAAAATGAACCCAGCGCTCTTGAACCCAGAGACCCAGCGGTCTAGTTCTATTACAATGAATATCGTCATACCTCTCAAACACACTACAACTAAGAGCCAGAGAGGTGGGACTGCTGGAGGACGTTTTTCACCAGCAGCGTTCAGCTTCACAATGTCTTTTCTAAGATGAGCTAAGAGGTTTGGAGCAGCATAACTGCAGCAATGGGGCCTCATTTTCACTCTATTTCCCTGGCCTGCTGGAGTCACACTGAGGTACGGGAGACGCAGCCTTTAATAAGCACTCCAGTTATGTAGAGGTTACCTGGGGTTTGGTGGAGGCCGGGGGAAGCGTTGGGGGATGCTCGTCCGTCGCCGTGGTAACCATGGAGGAGTCAGAGTCAAAGAGGCTGAagatgggggaggggggttcACTGGGTGGGGTCACGTCAAGGGAGGGGGAGGTGGATGGCGAGGCTGAGGCGGGGGGAGGATCCTCGAATTGGTATCTGTCCTTGAACGCAGAGCTGGTCTCGGGCCCCGAGAGAAACCCTGATAAGATGGAGaaagtgttgttttgttttgaatctGAACAAAAGCTACAAGGGCACACTGgaatcactttatttttttctctgtttgttatTGCACGGGCTTTTGCTTTGACACTTCATATTTCATTTTGCAACGCTTTCTGTACTGTTATTCtttgctgagttttttttttttgtttcactccaAAAGTTATGATGAGCGATACTCCCAAATTTGTGCGTACAGACAACCCCTACGTTATGCATATGACTGGAAGACTTAGGCTTAACGTTATCTTTTCACGCTTCTTTtggttggggaaaaaaaaccttggtaTTAAGCCCAGCCACAGTCCTGACTTGAATTCGACAGGGAATTTGCGGAGGAAGCTTAAAAGCCTGCTACATGCCAACAGTCCATTGAAAACtgtctttttccccccttttttgtCAAGCCATTCAAATGACAACGTTCTTATTACAATCCCAATATACATGACAATAGACGTGAAAACAGTGTAACGCCATTGTAATGTCACTAGTTGGTGCTATGTTCCTTGAAACTCAAGACAATGTATACTAAAACTTTCTGCCTAAAAGGCACCAAAACTAATAAACATTCGAGATCGCAGAGAATAAAGTTTTCCTACTGACAGATGACGAGGTTCAACTGTCAATAGGACAGTCAATAATAAGAAGACAGTGATTCTGGATAATCTTAAATATAGGCTGACATGGAGATGCTGAAACTGCTCATATtcaaatatcaataaataattATACAAAGTCAATGATTCAACTGACTTTGAATTATAAAACCACCAAATTTGGTTACATTTAGAAGAGTCACCAGAATAAACAGTGCTCCACCATCCACCACTGTTAATATTACGGGACGTTTTCCAGTTATTACACTGTTCAGCCTGCTCTCAAATTGTGCCATTGTCAGAGAAAACATTCACCGTTGTCATGAACAATACAACCTCGACCATaatgtttcattttcatcagaaattGTCACGTAAACAGGGCCTAATATTAAAGTGATGGGAAAGAGGACCAATGGAAGCATGCAAAACATGCTGGTCAGCAATTATAGGAGTTTGACTGGTGTAATACCATTAAAGATTTTAACATTGGCTATTGAGAAGGGtgatttttcacatttcttaaagaaaatgcacataaatacaattttattttcttagttgATACTTTTCTAatgatgttttattgtttttaaaagaccatttccaatcagaaacaaacttcaagttgactaaaagtaattttacctctaaatctgccaggggcaCGAATAATTTTGTTCAGTTTCCCAAGATTCCCTTTTTAAAGTGATTTGCTCCGGGTTGTTTCATGTCttcgttttctttctttttttctgttgtgattCTTATTATCTGCATTGTCTCATATTTCACCTTCTCTGCACATGATCAGCTTTTGCAACAAAGCTTGATTAATGAAGTGTTTACGTCTGGCGTCctgcaattttgttttttttccatggcGGAATGATTGCAAAGACCCATTAATACAATTCTTTTCATCTGCAAAGTTGTGGTTTCTGGGAATAATCCCCAGGTTTCCATATTAGCAGGGATAAAATGTTGCACTTCACAACATTGTTTATCATCGCTGTGTCATAAACAATCTAATGGAGAGTATATGTAGCTCTTATTGTATAAAGATTATTTCCAGTTAACAAGCACTACATAGAAATGAAACTTTCAGAAATCTTGGACTCTGAGACCTAAGTTACCTTTTCAAAGCTATAAACCAAATATATGATGGAAGGCTGTATTACACACATTTAATTTACTGCACAGATTTATTTGTGGTTCTTAATGAACATTATGAATTATGAATCTCCTTACTACTCTGTTTTTTGAGTCAAAGTGAGTTTAATAGTAATGGGCACAAATACCTTGAATGAGGTTGATAATTAGACCTTTAACTATTATGGATTATGCTGTATTACTGTCATTTTAGACTAAAAAGAACTTGCAGCAATGCTCTAAAGGACATTAAAACTGAATGTATTTGATTTGAGTGTCCTGTAATCCTTGACAGCCATCAGCGAgtctttaaagggacagtgtgtaattaatttggcttttaattggCAAAAATTAAGTATTGCTTTAATAATTACATATGctgccaaagtctaataacatcacataaaAAATTTAAGCGTTCTGATAACCTAGAATTAGAAgtgtataaatacataggtgccGGTGCACTCACTGGGAGACATGTTGcgtcgctatttctgatttcagcagcCGAAAGGTGACAAACTGTCAGCCATACTCATTTTCCctgtctgtcttctatatgaagacgcGCTGTTGGTGGTGGAGgtgtataaaacaagcaaagacaatCATATatcattctatttgctgttttctgatgAAGTGGAGGACCATctatactctttgcccagcgagagggaagagaaagtaaccaagtaaagcaaaaaaagtAATAACTGAGAGAAATGAGTCTATATCggcgcagctattattaccaggtggagatattTCTGAGGGAGCGCGGACTTAAAACCAAGGCGGAGGTTGCTGGCTTTCTGCTGACCAGGTACGGTAAtttaatataacagtgaagtttatttttgccattatgttagaaacaaggcagtgtagtccagcaactactGTGTCCTCCTGGCAGAAatgggttgtttttttcacctctCTCTCCATGACGTAAAGGGTGTGTATGTACAGTACGAGGAGGAATATCAaaccccaaataagcgactgtaCATTCAGAAACTTTAGAACTttagtgactttagaaaaaaaaacaagtggacttagcaacagtgccaaaaaccattcAACACGATGAtcgtagctattagctattagcagcagctaatacatggaggacatgtttatattgtcacatttaaaatacACAGCGGCTTTTGTAGTAGCTATTTTGTGATTAACttagtgtgaaaatcttacacaaaTGGGGCTTTAAGTTTTGTTGTTGGTGCAGTACTGGAAACCAGAGCTTTTCacagttattttttaaacacttgGCCTGAACACGTGCAGATCTTACCTTTCTTGTGTCGCACCTTGTCCCGTCGACTCCCTTGTCTCTTGTTCTCTAAAGGGTGCCTGTGCCCGTTCCCATGCCCTCTTCCCTTTCGTGTAACTACAAGCTGGTTTTCCTTGCTCTTGTTTTCCTGGTTCTGGGATGAACTCTTTACACTCAGTCGAGCTCGGTCTCTACCTGGGCCTATTTCAACTCTCACTGGGTTCAGACCCTCCAGGCCTGTCTCCTCATCATCGGGCCTGGGCAGAGGATGAAGGGCCCTGTGAGAGAGGAGTCCAGCTCCGCCTTTAGCAGAACGGGTCCTCTGGCTGCCGTGCCCCCCGCGATCCCTGCCATAACTTTGGCTCTGCAGAACTTGAACAGGGTACTGTAAGGAATTACTGCTTCCTGCTGAGGCTTGTGCCTTTCTCCTCTTGCCATGTGGAGCAGCAGGATCGGTGCCTTGTAACGGAGCCAGGACGGCGAACAGGAAAACCAGCAGCAGACTCCAGTAGAGTGCCATTTTCTGTCCAACACGATGTCACCTGCCGAGAGGTGAAAAGACATCTGAGCGTTTCTCATTTTCCAAGAAGTAACATCAAAACCTAAAGAACATTCTGCAGTTAAAAACCCCTGTAATGAACTACAGTttcatataaaatacatttgtttttttattaactaaAAACTCTTGAAGACCAGCAGAAGCATTTACACTGTTTAAACTTTCCTCAGTTTTCcatcttaattttgcttttggGCATTTGTTTTCATCTTTACATACAGTTTAATTATGTTTAACCATGACAAAAATAAGATGTGGTGagacattaaatgttttattttttttactgttttagacCATGAATGTTACCAAATTTAAGGGGAGAGCCTGTATCTGCTTTGACAACAAgcaatttaaagtcattttctatGCTCTACTTATAATCTACAGTATTGAAAATTGGTTTTATTACATCAGTAAATGTTTAACAGTTTTAGGTGGCTTAAAGTTATTTTGATTTGGTCAACAGTGCTAATGTGTCACATTGCAAAAGAGACAACTGGAACAATGAGGgatcatgtttaaaacaaatagaaatggGATGTAATACAAAGTCTTCAGATAAtaatgtacaatttatatgGGAGACAAACAAATGCAAGATTTGAGAATTTAagaatatttataatttatgaaaaatatgatAAGGGAAAATAGACTTATGTAATGATTTAATTACAAATTCATTTGTTTTCAGGTACAATATTGTGGAAGGAAAGCACAAAGTTGCAGCATGTAAAATTGTGTATGAATCGTCAAAGGGGAAGATTGACCCAGAGCTTTTTGTGTCTGTCCAACGGTGAGCCATGTAaagaatataataataattattatttctgataactattaatattattagtaGCAGTAGTCTCTCGTTTATTTTCCTAGGGTTTTTTATGTGCACATCCCTGAAAATGTGGCtgtttcaaaacaaattttCAAAGTGTAACTGCAAATTTAAACCCACCCGGTCCTAACAAAAACATTAGGTAAAACTTACTCCACCACCCATATCAAAGCAGAtgaacatatatttttaattgggtgatttttttcccccttcaacaaaactttaaaagtttaaaaaatcaCTGAGACGTGTGATCTACTCATCATTCCACTCAGCACAATGCTGTTCCTCTTCTTTTGCAATGCACATTACATCTTTGCTCCTGTACCTTCATACATAACTCAAAACAAGACGCCGCACTGCGCACATCTGTCATCGCTGTCTATTCAGTGGTCTCGGGAGCCCTCCAACTGCACCTTTCATTACGAAAGTCAACATGTCTGCGAGATGTGACTGAACTGAAATATGAGGTTCAATATATCTGCATTATTGGTGTGTCGCCGCAACCAGATGTgaataaaatatgtgaggaACTAAGCAGTGGAGTGAAACATTTGTCCTTTTTCATTACAGCCTTAATGaggtaaaaacattttcagtttaaatcCTGATTTCTTGACTTGATCATTTTTACCTTTGTAGGACTAAGGAGACCTGCTTTTTATGCATGCTCCAGGTCCGTTGCTTAAAGAATTTGGATGCTATTTATCACTGTGCATTGTGTTTTGTCACTGACTGTAGCTACAGTGTACATGATTGCTCCTTATTTGCAATTTCACATTCTCCATCTCTGCATGCTCGTAGGCTCTCCCACCGGCTGACCTTTAACTAGAAATCTATTCTTGGATCTCTATCTACATATTTATGTCTACATATGTGTAGAAATCTGTTCTCAGAACTTCATCCTGATGCAGATCCATAGAGTCAGAACTGAAGtgagaaaaaaaggcttttaaatacTCTGCCCCATCGGCCTGGAATGATGCACAAAAGGACTTCAAATTAAGAAGTCTTTTTTCTCTAGGGgaattcaaatattttatgAATGACAGAGTACAAAACATGATTGGCTGTTGTGACTGCACTTTGTAAACTGATAATCTTACTGTGTGTGATGTATCCAAATGTGTATTTGAGCTGCCGTCTTGGCCAGGTCACTCTTGGAAAAGAGGTTTTAATCTTGATGAGTTTTTTTACCTGGCTAAATAAAGGAATCTATCTATTTACCATCAGTGGGCAGACTTCTATTCAGAAGAGCATTTAAGTTGAATCTAATTTAAGTTTATCAGCAAAGGCTAAAAAAGTTGTATCTTTTAAATGAGCAAAATTCATGTACAgtaagaaagtttaaaaaaacaacaacacgcaAATGTAACCATATAAAACTTGGATTAATTGATATTAATAGATTAATTAATATATTGGATTAATTaataatatacaaataaaatgaatatatatatatatatatatatatatatatatatatatatatatatatatatatatatatatatatatatatattgggtaACATATATTTCACGCATTTTGCCCAATAGTTTTGTCAATTTGCTCATTAATCCAAGCTGATAACCAAGCTGATAACTtttgattttacttttaaagatTTGGAGAAATAGTATTTTTGGATATTAAAGCAGCACAATTACAAAACATATtcactttcatttatttaacacaGTATAAGCACatcataattattatttatcattatagGCTATATTAAAAGTAACATACTGATTTTAAACTATTATAGCTGAGGTCTTTATGTTGTAAAAAGGGCCCTTTTCTGGTTTTGGTACAGTGCTTGTGTTACTTTTTACTAAAATTCTAATTATAGTTTAGGACAATATTTCGCTCTTTTCTTCTCTAATGACAACTATGACCAAGTAATTTAATATATAGGCCAACTATTTTGCACAATTATGCATTTATCCAGGGAGGGCAGAATAGGCAGACTTACTTCAGCTATTATGAGATTTAGTTTGAATTAGTTAAATCTGTTGGATAACCTTAAATATCGGCTGACAAGGAGATGTTGAAACTGCTCTTATTCAAATTTTTAATAACTATATAAGTTATTCCAGTGTGTCTTCATCTTTATCAACAAAGggcgtatttttcagactataaggctcacttaaaatcctgaaattttctcagaaattgaAGGTGTACCGtataatctggtgcgccttaCATATAATTACCATTgggcttactgaccgattttatgtggtacaaagcgctcaaaaatgtgtttaaatgtgtaattacgactttggttagcaacgaagctgctccgctcaatggataatcggagcattacggtacactgtgtcactacttGATCAGAgccctgagcagtctacaagactgcttGACTataatgttgaaactagaaaAGTGTACAAAGCCCTCATGAACTTCATTTTTGGTACAAAGCTTAATTTAAGAATCTGATGTGAGCAGTGTATGTCGATTAATCCAGTGAAAGGCAGCAGTGCGCCTAAAAATGACAAgaatgttagaaacagggcagtgtagttcaactactctgtccttccGACATAGacagatagagagctgtgtacgtgaaggggcggagtgatattacacacttgggaagaatttTTCATACCCCTTATAATCCATTCAAAacttcacaaaaacaaataccccttcacaaatgttaaaaatatcCATTATGAAATGGGCGACTTAACATCACAGGTGATGTTCACTGGTACAACCTGACTGATAAACACAACAATGATGTTCAGCCAGATCTTGAAACGTAAACACAGTATTTAGACATGACCTTGTAAAAACAGCAGttggaaaataatccccacaGCAAAGCAACAATACCAAATATACTGTCAGTTTTCAGGGTTTGCAAACATCATCCGGGTTTACTGTGATCATCACAGGACGACAAATTCTTGCTTATCACAACAGATTGTTTTTGCTTGCCAatgatatgtatatatatatatatatatatatatatatatatatatatatatatatatatatatatatatatatatatatatatataaatataaatatatatatatatatatatatatatatatatatatatatatatatatatatatatatatatatttgaattgAGACGTAAACTCCTTATCCCATTCCCTTACCCATTATATTGTAAAAGAAAAGTATATCagctttcatttaaatttatttaccCACAAAAAACTCTAACCCTAACCTCCCAAACATGGCTGGGAAACAACGTTTAAATGAGAGACATCTGTCTTCAAAGGGTAAATTGAAACTATTTAGTCATGATGCATCTTTGtgatctaattttttttacagcaccaGACGTacataagctgttttttttctcttttataaaaCTCCTGTGAGTGTCTTACTCTTAAACTGAGTCAATCCATCGGTGCAGACAGTACGCACAGCTGTTCTGGTGTTGCAGCAGGCGGGTCCCTTGTGTTAAAAGACAAACTGCAGTGCAGGGCACACAGAAAATCAATGAGCAAGAAGTATTGAGCTGTTAGTGATGGTGAGTGTGTGCTCTTTCTGAGCCTTTAAGGTTGAAATGGGGAGGTGGGGGTGGGCGGAGCACCTGATGGAGGTCTTTGGTCTTTCATCACAccaagctggaaaaaaaaaaaagcgcgcAATTGGGACATTTAAggggaaacaacaacaacaaacaaggaCAGCCtgttgtgtgtgcgtgtttgcgAAGGGTGAAGAGGACGGGTGCTGATGCCAGGGGAAATTTGCAGAGCGAGTGCAAGTGTCACTCGTGGGGTTTGGAGGTGGAGTGTGTCAATGGACCCTCTGGGAGTTCAACCAGCTGTGCAGTTTGAAAGCTGGAGTGATGGCAGGGTGGCTGGGGTGAAATCTTTATCTCTAAATAGGCCGTTGGCATGTCAAAGGGCAGGGATATCAGCTGTGTGACATAGTCAGGGTTCAGCTGGTTTGGGAATCTATTTGTTTCAATGATAAAGTGCTGCTTATGTTGACGCTTAAcatcaacactgcaaaaatggatctaagaataagtaaaatatttttaaatttagtgtatttgtccttgatttgagcaggtaaataatattatctgccaatggaatgagtatttcagcccctaaaataagataattagacatactgcacttgaaataagatgatggacatgagttgttcctattttaagtgcaaaaatcttattccattggcaaatcatcttatttacctgctcaaatcaagaacaaatacgttaattttaagaacattttacttatttttaattccatttttgcagtgaaaagaCTAAAACAGGGGTTTTGTGGAGAAAAAGATGTATCAAATAGATGGAAAAAAATGGCTTGAACGTCTCATTAattgtttgattattttaagtgcaattgATTGAGTTCAGTCAATGGTTTGTAAAAAGGTGATAGTTTTCACTCTATTCACAGTTTTATATTTCTTtgtcatgtttattttggttccaCAATACCAACAACTCCAGCCGAAAATGATACACTAATTACTAAATCTGTTTACAACTTCTTTCATATTATGTACAGCTGTACCATTTCTTTTGAAATAGAATATTTTTGTAGATATTTACTTGATACTAAATCTCCATGAGATATTAGTAACCGACCAGCTGCCTTTTAGACTAATCCAAGAATGAACCAAGCGAGAACATGTTTTATTACAGCAGTAGGTAGCCAAACACAGCAgtattaagcattttttaaatgagcaataTGGCTCCCCTTCCAGGACACTACTCTTCCCTCAATGTAGAAAGAAAGGCATCACTGAATCTGGAAGGTTCATTGGCAGGATTTGCTTCCGTCGTCCTATCAAGGCAGAGACAGTCGCTGTTCAAAAGCTGAGGGCTTCAGGTGTCATTTTCTGCAtgcatacatgttttttttttttttttacaatgcaaTTCTTGCATCTTCGCCTGCCTCTCCACAGGAGGCAGAAGCAGCTGCAGCGAAAGTCTGAATATAAGTCACTGCTTGTTTTCTTACCTGAAGCATCAAATCTTCTTTTTCTGATTTAGTTTTATGTGGTTAATAACATTTCactgtttaattgttttagatagaaaataacaataatgtaaTTGGTTaaggtttaaaacaaaggttttaaaaaaaaaggtttagaaaAAGACGTATGAAAAGCGTTTGACCCGATCCTCGGTCAGTGGGGACTGTATAGTTCCAGGATGTAAAACATCCATTGGATACTATCGTTTCTTTTTTCAAGGCACTCTGGAGCTCTCTCCCCACTGACCTAAAACTAAAAACGGACATTAACATCTTCAGTAGAGACATAAAGCATTGGCTTAAGTCTGGTCAGACATGCTAACATGGAAAAATTGAATGAATGTCCTCTTAATACTGATACTGAATACGATTTTCTCTacatttatctatctatctatctatctatctatctatctatctatctatctatctatctatctatctatctatctatctatctatctatctatctatctatctatctatctatctatctatctatctatacacatatataaatatatatatatatatagccttgCATCATCTTTCATGCTAATGTGAGCGATTAGTTAGGGTCACACATATCCAATATAAATCAATACTTTATCTTGAGCCATGTGCCTGATTCCTTTAAATATACATCACAGGCAGATCTGTGGTAAATGTAGATGTTATTATTCATCGGAGGAACAATACCAAGCTAATGTCACTCAAAtactggagggttgatgcccaaTGTTCCCAAAATTTCACATACACATGTCAATGCTTAGTTAATATTTAGAAGTATCCTTCTAGTCCTGTGGTGATAGTAACGTTGGCTGTGataatttttttgaccaatcataAAATGTGCAGAATTTAATTGTGAAGAATTGTCcggaaataacaaaaaaatgtaagctGTGTTTTGGCAAATGCtctaatttatgt contains:
- the draxin gene encoding draxin, with product MALYWSLLLVFLFAVLAPLQGTDPAAPHGKRRKAQASAGSSNSLQYPVQVLQSQSYGRDRGGHGSQRTRSAKGGAGLLSHRALHPLPRPDDEETGLEGLNPVRVEIGPGRDRARLSVKSSSQNQENKSKENQLVVTRKGRGHGNGHRHPLENKRQGSRRDKVRHKKGFLSGPETSSAFKDRYQFEDPPPASASPSTSPSLDVTPPSEPPSPIFSLFDSDSSMVTTATDEHPPTLPPASTKPQKSAHGQGEVMPTLDMALFDWTDYEDMKPVDAWPSSRKKDKRRSKNLSSGNVTAGADAVEPCDHHLDCLPGSCCDLRQHECKPHNRGLNNKCYDDCMCEDGFRCYAKFHRKRRVTRRRGRCVVPESVSSDQGGFITV